In Lascolabacillus massiliensis, a single genomic region encodes these proteins:
- a CDS encoding RagB/SusD family nutrient uptake outer membrane protein, protein MRKYIVLLFGLFLIESCADFLDTEPITSKVNTNFYQSPQDVNQALIGIYSVLNPGTSHMHSFFISELLSDDRFAGGGGVDAAIHAISEFKNFSNDMYLYPWQQNYRGIFRANMLLESIEQVTSWESETQKNRYIGEAHFMRAYYFFDLARLFGTVPLVLETTPQNLPKATPEELFGQIAADLLIAIEKMPDTPYSSNDIGRATKWAAQGMLARVFLYYTGVYGRTEIQLPENGALTKTEVINNVDYCIANSGHELVDDFRNLWPYSYASNYDYAVENNLTWIGEEGGNKENMFSIRFGSFGGNSRNTIVLFFGVRMQNTNPFGYGWGAGPINPQLWNSWEDSDLRKKASICDVTNEDIGYVSSSDQYHESYLWQKKYMPVNIFVDGKLQNMYTYLYGTPANNMDCNAQEIVLLRFADVYLMGAELGSAKAQEYLDIVRKRVNLPSVPATIDNIKNERRFELAFEGVRFYDLMRWGELESAFNRVKNIPLENEGKPVEYSIIYRPETKGFLPIPESQIQLSDGILEQNEGW, encoded by the coding sequence ATGAGAAAATATATAGTTTTATTATTTGGTCTATTTTTAATTGAAAGCTGCGCTGATTTTCTGGACACAGAACCTATTACTAGTAAGGTAAATACAAACTTTTACCAATCACCTCAAGATGTGAATCAAGCATTAATAGGTATATATTCTGTTTTAAACCCTGGAACTTCTCATATGCACAGTTTTTTTATATCTGAACTGCTTTCGGACGATAGATTTGCTGGAGGAGGTGGCGTTGATGCAGCTATACATGCAATATCAGAGTTTAAAAACTTCTCAAATGATATGTATCTATACCCTTGGCAACAAAATTATAGGGGAATATTCAGAGCAAATATGCTACTAGAATCTATAGAACAAGTTACTTCATGGGAGTCTGAAACTCAAAAAAACAGATACATTGGTGAGGCTCATTTTATGAGAGCTTACTATTTTTTTGATCTGGCCAGATTGTTTGGTACAGTTCCTTTAGTATTGGAAACTACTCCACAAAATCTTCCAAAGGCAACACCAGAAGAGTTGTTTGGGCAAATTGCAGCTGACTTATTAATTGCAATTGAAAAAATGCCTGATACTCCATATTCTTCAAATGATATTGGACGTGCTACAAAATGGGCTGCTCAAGGTATGTTGGCTAGAGTTTTTTTATATTATACAGGAGTCTATGGAAGAACAGAGATTCAACTACCTGAAAATGGCGCTTTAACAAAAACAGAAGTAATTAATAATGTTGATTATTGTATTGCCAATAGCGGTCATGAGTTGGTTGATGATTTTAGAAATCTTTGGCCCTATTCTTATGCTAGCAACTACGATTATGCTGTAGAAAATAATTTAACATGGATAGGTGAAGAAGGTGGAAATAAAGAAAACATGTTTTCAATTCGATTTGGATCTTTTGGTGGAAACAGTCGCAATACTATTGTATTGTTTTTTGGCGTGAGAATGCAAAATACAAATCCATTTGGCTATGGATGGGGCGCAGGTCCAATTAATCCTCAACTTTGGAACTCCTGGGAGGATTCAGACTTGAGAAAGAAAGCCTCAATTTGTGATGTTACAAATGAGGATATAGGATATGTTTCAAGCTCAGATCAATATCATGAATCATACTTATGGCAAAAAAAGTATATGCCTGTAAATATCTTTGTTGATGGTAAATTACAAAATATGTACACTTACCTATATGGTACACCTGCAAATAATATGGATTGCAATGCCCAGGAGATTGTTTTATTAAGATTTGCAGATGTATATTTAATGGGTGCAGAATTAGGTTCGGCTAAAGCACAGGAATATCTTGATATCGTAAGAAAAAGAGTTAACTTGCCAAGTGTACCTGCTACCATAGATAACATAAAAAATGAAAGAAGATTTGAATTAGCTTTTGAAGGAGTCAGGTTCTATGATTTAATGAGATGGGGAGAGCTTGAAAGTGCTTTTAATAGAGTAAAAAACATTCCTCTAGAAAATGAGGGAAAACCTGTCGAGTATAGTATAATATATCGCCCTGAGACAAAAGGTTTCTTACCAATACCTGAATCGCAGATACAACTGTCTGATGGCATTCTGGAGCAGAATGAAGGTTGGTAA
- a CDS encoding FecR family protein — MENNKEFIRNVDWLLQNDEFIKWRLFNSKELEDYWKEFIEDKPYMENALEEAILQFNKIKINYYQISDLEKKQIFSNISNKIKQFKLRRLILKVSYTAAVILIGFISIFIVREYNHTEKQKNQISSNMIVGQSLPEEEAYILSDGIKFKLKDKSHVGLINNGTAIITNSDNSTKMLALSTVAMNRLVVPYGKRANLTLSDGTVIWLNSGTQLDFPSEFLDNTREIFVNGEVFIEVKKDLNMPFIVHAGDINVTVTGTSFNLSAYLDDNMKSVVLVNGKVQIETKNNYKTELLPNEKIEINNNSIKKEIVEISEYISWKDGLLELYSTPMSEILKKIGRYYNVQFEKSELITLNNETFTGKLFLSNSLDSVMTSISTLSSTEYLRDGNNIYISKKKMPMK, encoded by the coding sequence GTGGAAAATAACAAAGAATTTATACGTAATGTAGATTGGCTCTTACAGAATGATGAGTTCATCAAATGGAGGCTTTTTAATTCTAAAGAACTAGAAGATTATTGGAAAGAGTTCATTGAGGATAAACCCTATATGGAAAATGCTCTGGAAGAGGCTATATTACAATTCAATAAAATTAAAATAAATTATTATCAAATTTCTGATCTTGAAAAAAAACAGATTTTCAGTAATATAAGTAATAAAATCAAGCAATTTAAATTAAGGCGGTTAATACTTAAAGTTAGTTATACAGCTGCTGTTATTCTAATTGGTTTTATCTCCATATTTATTGTACGTGAGTATAATCATACTGAAAAACAAAAAAATCAAATATCATCAAATATGATTGTTGGCCAATCATTACCTGAGGAAGAAGCATATATCCTATCTGATGGAATTAAGTTTAAATTAAAAGATAAATCACATGTAGGACTAATAAATAATGGTACTGCTATAATTACTAATAGTGACAACTCCACTAAGATGTTAGCTCTCTCTACAGTAGCAATGAACAGGTTAGTTGTACCATATGGAAAAAGAGCCAATTTAACACTTTCAGACGGTACAGTTATATGGTTAAATTCAGGCACCCAACTTGACTTCCCATCTGAGTTTTTAGACAATACTCGAGAAATATTTGTAAATGGAGAAGTTTTTATCGAAGTGAAAAAAGATCTGAACATGCCTTTTATTGTTCACGCAGGTGATATAAATGTTACAGTAACCGGAACATCTTTCAACCTTTCTGCATATTTAGATGACAATATGAAATCTGTTGTATTAGTAAATGGTAAAGTACAAATTGAAACAAAAAATAATTACAAAACAGAACTTTTGCCTAATGAGAAAATTGAAATCAATAATAATTCGATAAAAAAAGAGATTGTTGAAATTTCGGAATATATAAGCTGGAAAGATGGATTACTCGAGTTATACAGTACCCCTATGTCAGAAATTCTGAAAAAAATAGGAAGGTATTATAACGTTCAATTCGAAAAAAGTGAATTAATAACACTTAACAATGAAACTTTTACTGGTAAACTATTCCTTTCTAACAGTTTAGATAGTGTCATGACCTCTATCTCAACTCTTTCTTCGACTGAATATCTAAGAGATGGAAATAATATATATATAAGTAAAAAGAAAATGCCTATGAAATAA
- a CDS encoding beta-galactosidase: MKIQSFLILVLLVFSSTLTMSGQVKSDNVNIEKDFFPFSVWYSGGKARAPMLSKITESSEAEWRKDLQQIKDLGFNTVRTWVEWATCEPEPGKYNFENLELLMTLAEEVGLRVFIQVYVDSAPDWVAHNFPHALFEAQSGDIVVPQSAPGACMDNKEVEDAILNFYKETAKVANKYPNLFGWDLWSEPHIINWASLDYVPNIQFCFCDGTQNRFRIWLKEKYQTLDNLNKAWYRNFTDWNQVEAPRFSTILSYTDFVDWKTFIYEKLVGDMQARYDAIREIDHTSLITAHAVGASLFQSPHVGAGATDDFLMARPLDYYGVSIYPKHNRPEGAWSTTTLRTVMDFTRSANRENGGWFVGELQGGLGTISLLISDPVTSNDHSIWAWSAIAKGAKGVNIYAYYPMSTGYEAGGYGLINLDGTLTERSVNAGKIADVVNKNQELFLKGIPVKAKVGIVYNPLTQMVGGMQRRDYPAAMSQSLIGYFQSFANHNVPVDFIHREHIEKGELSQYKLIILPYPIMFTQEAAKELREFVSNGGYILAEARFGWNDERGFASEIIPGLGMHDIFGAREDEVRMRENVTFTINGDNHPVLKGFKSGDLLNGSLYSQSVKLLENSNAKVLATTYEGDPAIISSQYGKGEAILAGTYLGMANFSEIVPNNDKFFLNLLNWAKIKRPFTTSEDGRSSNQIEVRLQDSDKGYLLFLINHSVNNETIEIDLKVDYDGIFTLRDVINEESKNINSRGNILKLNLSVNSRNASVFEIYRNE, from the coding sequence ATGAAGATACAGAGTTTTTTAATACTAGTTTTATTAGTATTTAGTTCAACCTTAACCATGAGTGGACAGGTTAAAAGTGATAATGTGAACATTGAAAAAGATTTCTTCCCCTTCTCAGTGTGGTACAGTGGAGGAAAGGCGCGCGCACCAATGTTAAGTAAGATAACAGAATCATCTGAAGCAGAGTGGAGAAAAGATCTGCAACAGATAAAAGATCTGGGATTTAATACTGTAAGAACATGGGTTGAGTGGGCAACTTGTGAACCAGAACCTGGAAAATACAACTTTGAGAACCTGGAACTGCTTATGACACTCGCTGAAGAGGTCGGACTTAGAGTTTTTATTCAAGTATATGTTGACTCGGCTCCTGATTGGGTGGCTCACAACTTTCCGCATGCACTTTTTGAGGCTCAAAGTGGTGATATCGTTGTGCCACAATCAGCACCCGGTGCATGTATGGATAACAAAGAGGTTGAAGATGCTATTCTGAACTTTTATAAAGAGACAGCAAAGGTAGCCAATAAATACCCAAACCTGTTTGGATGGGACCTGTGGAGCGAGCCTCATATTATTAACTGGGCTTCACTGGATTATGTTCCAAACATCCAGTTCTGTTTTTGCGATGGTACTCAGAATAGGTTCAGGATATGGCTAAAGGAAAAATATCAGACTCTTGATAATTTAAACAAAGCATGGTATCGTAATTTTACTGACTGGAATCAGGTAGAAGCACCCAGATTCAGTACAATACTCAGCTATACAGACTTTGTTGACTGGAAGACCTTCATTTATGAAAAACTTGTTGGGGATATGCAGGCAAGGTATGATGCTATAAGAGAAATTGATCATACCAGTTTGATAACTGCACATGCTGTTGGTGCATCTCTTTTTCAGTCGCCACACGTTGGAGCAGGTGCAACGGATGATTTTCTGATGGCTCGACCATTGGATTATTATGGTGTTTCTATTTATCCAAAACATAACAGACCCGAAGGTGCATGGTCAACAACAACTCTACGTACGGTGATGGATTTTACAAGAAGTGCAAACCGCGAGAATGGAGGTTGGTTTGTTGGTGAATTACAAGGAGGACTTGGTACAATCTCATTGCTTATTAGTGATCCGGTAACTTCTAATGATCACTCAATATGGGCATGGTCAGCAATTGCAAAAGGAGCCAAAGGTGTAAATATTTATGCATACTATCCTATGTCAACAGGCTACGAGGCCGGTGGTTATGGGTTAATTAATCTAGATGGAACATTAACAGAACGCTCTGTTAATGCCGGTAAAATTGCTGATGTTGTAAACAAAAATCAGGAGCTTTTCCTGAAGGGTATACCGGTTAAAGCTAAAGTTGGGATCGTGTATAATCCATTAACTCAAATGGTAGGAGGAATGCAACGCAGAGATTACCCCGCTGCTATGAGTCAGTCGCTAATTGGATACTTTCAGTCGTTTGCTAATCATAACGTTCCTGTTGATTTCATCCATAGGGAGCATATCGAAAAAGGAGAGCTTTCACAATATAAACTCATAATTCTGCCCTACCCTATAATGTTCACTCAAGAGGCAGCAAAGGAACTAAGAGAGTTTGTAAGTAATGGTGGTTATATTCTTGCTGAAGCACGTTTTGGATGGAACGACGAACGTGGTTTTGCTTCAGAAATTATACCTGGCTTGGGTATGCATGATATTTTCGGAGCAAGAGAAGATGAAGTGAGAATGAGAGAAAATGTTACATTTACAATAAACGGCGATAATCATCCTGTACTTAAAGGATTTAAATCAGGCGATCTTTTAAATGGCTCTTTATATTCACAATCAGTAAAACTTCTTGAAAATAGTAATGCCAAAGTTTTAGCTACAACCTATGAAGGAGATCCTGCTATTATTAGCTCACAATATGGTAAAGGTGAAGCAATACTTGCCGGCACATATTTGGGTATGGCAAATTTTAGTGAAATAGTACCTAATAACGATAAATTCTTTTTAAACCTTTTGAACTGGGCTAAAATTAAACGTCCGTTTACCACATCAGAGGATGGCAGAAGCAGCAATCAAATTGAGGTAAGACTTCAAGACAGTGATAAAGGTTATTTACTTTTCCTAATTAACCATAGTGTTAACAATGAGACTATTGAAATAGATCTTAAAGTTGACTATGATGGTATTTTCACATTGAGGGATGTAATTAATGAAGAGAGTAAAAATATAAACAGTAGAGGCAACATCTTAAAGCTAAACTTATCAGTTAATAGCAGAAATGCCTCTGTTTTTGAAATTTATCGTAATGAGTGA
- a CDS encoding TonB-dependent receptor, with protein sequence MKLTTLLLLISIFSLTAENVHSQQKEISIKFRNETIINAISKIEKASDYVFLITDEVKSELNNTTSLDVSKKSINNILDILLRDTNLKYNVVERQVTLYKSQESVGKEVSDKNLNEIVQQKKQIRGRVADNQNVPIIGANIIEEGTTNGTVTDIDGNFLLEVENDAQIHISYIGYHAQLISTSDKTTFEITLIEDTQSLDELVVVGYGLQKKKLITGATSQINSDQITKQSPVSIVDALRSSTTGMQIVKTSGEPGSAFRINIRGLGTTGDATPLFIVDGVPVSNINYLNPSEIESIDILKDAASSSIYGSRAANGVVLVTTKTGNYNTKPTISYNGHYGVQNLYKKLPTLNAQEYAILMNEARLNDGLEPYDYASLVPNWDEIESGRSKGTDWFGEIMVKNAPLQNHTLSINGGTNSSRYTMGFSYTSQDGILGKPVASEYDRYNFRLNSEHIILENKDYSILTIGENLSYSYINRAGIATGGMYTNSIRNTLSTSPFMPVYDENNEYQFAIPWDIRVPNPVAIMVYTHGNNTSIDHKVLGNIYINLQPIKDLTLRSSFGYDFSNYTYRSYTPKYNLSERHFRDYSSTSHNMYKVLGMTNENTINYQIQLGDLRHSLDILGGNTIQINNIGETIYGTNINSIFNDLDHAYLDNSKVIDPARTVLGSYPWNDNRLLSFFGRVNYDFDEKYLLTLVLRADGSSKFAKNKRWGYFPSIATGWVISEESFWEDIKNNINFLKFRASWGQNGNQNISPFQYLSTISLSGADYYGINKNERIVGAYPNILPNPDVTWETSEQLNIGFDSNLFNNRLALNFDWYNKITRDWLVAAPTLASFGTGAPYINGGDVQNKGFEISANWNNNINELNYSVGLNLSHNKNKVTRIDNYEKIIHGLPNVLADLTSEIFRAEEGFPIGYFWGYKTDGIFQNKSEVNAYVNSKGELIQPDATPGDVRFINTNDDNVIDDKDKVMIGDPNPDFTFGLSLGADYKGFDFSLVASGVAGNQIIQSYRDFAIFPTHNFTTDIFGRWYGEGTSNRLPKLSTASSKNFSNISDLYVEDGDYLRISSISVGYDFSKLIKKAYLKRLHLYFTIQNLVTFTKYSGMDPEIGYNGGVSFGSGIDLGFYPSPRTVLVGLNVTF encoded by the coding sequence ATGAAATTGACGACACTGCTTTTACTTATTAGCATTTTTAGCCTGACAGCAGAAAATGTTCATTCACAGCAAAAAGAGATTTCTATTAAGTTCAGAAATGAAACTATCATTAATGCAATTTCTAAAATTGAAAAGGCAAGTGATTATGTATTTTTAATCACGGATGAAGTTAAGTCGGAGCTTAATAATACTACTTCATTAGATGTATCTAAAAAGAGTATTAACAATATACTTGATATTCTGCTTAGAGACACAAATCTTAAATATAACGTAGTTGAAAGACAAGTAACCCTTTACAAATCTCAGGAAAGTGTAGGAAAAGAAGTGTCAGATAAGAATCTTAATGAAATTGTTCAGCAAAAGAAGCAGATCAGAGGAAGAGTTGCTGATAATCAGAACGTTCCAATTATTGGAGCTAATATAATAGAAGAAGGTACCACAAATGGAACAGTTACTGATATTGATGGTAATTTTTTATTAGAAGTTGAAAATGATGCCCAAATTCACATTTCGTATATTGGATATCATGCACAGTTGATCAGTACTTCTGATAAAACGACCTTCGAAATAACTCTTATTGAGGACACACAATCTTTAGACGAGCTTGTTGTTGTAGGCTATGGACTGCAAAAGAAAAAGTTAATAACCGGAGCAACCTCACAGATTAACTCTGATCAAATTACCAAGCAAAGCCCTGTTTCTATAGTTGATGCTCTTAGATCAAGCACTACTGGTATGCAAATTGTAAAAACTTCAGGTGAACCAGGATCTGCATTTAGGATAAATATTCGTGGTTTAGGGACTACTGGAGATGCTACCCCACTATTTATAGTTGATGGTGTTCCTGTTAGTAATATTAACTATCTGAACCCTTCAGAAATTGAATCTATTGATATACTTAAAGATGCTGCATCATCCTCTATTTATGGTTCAAGAGCTGCAAATGGTGTTGTACTAGTAACAACAAAAACCGGCAATTACAATACAAAACCAACAATTTCGTATAATGGACACTATGGAGTGCAGAATCTTTATAAAAAATTGCCTACATTAAATGCACAGGAGTATGCAATATTAATGAATGAAGCCAGACTTAATGATGGACTGGAACCTTATGATTATGCATCTTTGGTGCCTAACTGGGATGAGATAGAAAGTGGCAGAAGCAAAGGCACAGATTGGTTTGGCGAAATTATGGTCAAAAATGCGCCATTACAGAATCACACTTTAAGTATTAATGGTGGAACAAATAGTTCAAGGTATACTATGGGATTCTCTTACACTTCTCAGGATGGAATTCTTGGCAAACCAGTTGCTTCCGAATATGATAGGTATAATTTTAGATTAAATAGTGAACATATTATCTTAGAAAACAAAGACTATTCAATATTAACTATCGGAGAAAATCTATCATACAGCTATATAAATCGTGCAGGTATTGCAACTGGAGGAATGTATACCAACTCAATTCGTAATACTTTATCAACTTCACCATTTATGCCGGTTTATGATGAAAATAATGAGTATCAATTTGCAATTCCCTGGGATATCAGAGTTCCAAATCCAGTAGCAATAATGGTTTATACTCATGGAAATAATACATCAATTGATCATAAAGTTCTGGGTAATATTTATATAAATCTTCAACCTATTAAAGATCTAACATTAAGAAGTTCTTTTGGATATGACTTCTCAAATTATACATATCGCAGCTACACACCTAAATATAATCTTAGCGAAAGGCATTTCAGGGATTATAGCAGCACAAGTCATAATATGTATAAAGTTTTAGGAATGACAAACGAAAATACTATTAATTATCAAATACAATTAGGTGATTTAAGACACTCACTTGATATTCTTGGCGGAAATACTATTCAAATTAATAATATTGGCGAAACAATTTATGGAACTAATATCAATAGTATTTTTAATGATCTTGATCATGCCTATTTAGATAATTCTAAAGTTATTGATCCTGCAAGAACTGTATTGGGAAGTTATCCATGGAATGACAACAGGTTATTATCATTTTTTGGAAGAGTAAATTATGATTTCGATGAAAAATATCTTTTAACACTTGTTTTAAGAGCAGATGGATCTTCAAAATTTGCAAAGAATAAGAGATGGGGCTATTTCCCATCAATTGCTACAGGCTGGGTAATCTCTGAAGAGTCCTTTTGGGAAGATATCAAGAATAATATCAACTTTTTAAAATTCAGGGCAAGTTGGGGACAGAATGGGAATCAAAATATATCTCCATTCCAGTATCTATCTACAATTAGTTTGAGTGGCGCAGATTATTATGGAATAAATAAAAATGAAAGAATAGTTGGAGCTTACCCAAATATATTACCAAATCCTGATGTTACTTGGGAAACTTCTGAACAGCTGAATATCGGTTTTGACTCAAATCTGTTTAACAACAGATTAGCACTCAATTTCGATTGGTATAATAAAATAACTCGTGATTGGCTTGTAGCTGCCCCAACTCTAGCTAGTTTCGGTACTGGAGCACCTTATATCAACGGCGGTGATGTTCAAAATAAAGGATTTGAGATTTCAGCAAATTGGAATAATAACATTAATGAGCTTAATTACTCTGTTGGTCTAAATTTATCTCATAATAAAAATAAGGTTACAAGAATTGACAATTATGAAAAAATTATCCATGGACTCCCAAATGTTCTGGCAGATTTGACAAGTGAAATATTCAGAGCTGAAGAAGGATTTCCAATAGGTTATTTTTGGGGATACAAAACAGATGGAATATTCCAAAATAAATCAGAAGTGAACGCTTATGTAAACTCAAAAGGTGAGTTGATTCAGCCAGATGCAACACCTGGAGATGTTCGCTTTATCAATACAAATGATGATAATGTTATTGATGATAAAGATAAAGTCATGATAGGTGATCCTAATCCTGATTTCACCTTTGGCTTATCTCTTGGAGCTGATTATAAGGGATTTGATTTTTCATTAGTAGCATCAGGCGTTGCCGGAAACCAGATAATTCAATCTTACAGGGATTTCGCTATTTTTCCAACACATAATTTTACAACTGATATTTTTGGTCGTTGGTATGGTGAAGGTACATCAAACAGACTTCCCAAATTATCAACCGCTTCATCTAAAAACTTTTCTAATATATCTGACCTTTATGTAGAAGATGGCGATTATTTAAGAATAAGTAGTATTTCAGTAGGTTATGACTTTAGCAAACTGATCAAAAAAGCCTATCTAAAAAGACTTCATCTCTACTTTACAATTCAGAATCTTGTCACCTTTACAAAATATTCCGGTATGGATCCCGAGATAGGATATAATGGAGGTGTGAGCTTTGGATCAGGAATAGACTTAGGATTTTATCCCAGTCCACGAACTGTATTGGTAGGATTAAATGTCACATTTTAA
- a CDS encoding Gfo/Idh/MocA family oxidoreductase, translating to MNQNSNVSRRNFLKSSATIGTIGAVGAVGGIPLLSSCSSEERKKKGEELKLPQLLDQAPDGPVLKAGLVGCGGRGTGAAIDFLNSGPNLQIVALGDVFQDKIDACRDLLKKEKNVEIPDENCFVGFDSYEKVLDSGIDVVLLCTPPHFRPAHVEAAVNARKHIFMEKPVAVDPTGVRRVIAAVKRAQSLKLNIISGTIRRSQKDYMETRRRVLNGEIGDITGAHIIRNGGALWFRSRRPEWSDMEYMLRNWVNFCWLSGDHITEQFIHEIDVMNWYLGKYPIKASGWGGRQRRVTGDQYDFFSIEYLYDNGMRTHCAARQIDGCSNGKVEQINCTNGYADASGKLYDLNGNIIWEYPNTENNSNPEWSVTNPFVQEHINLVSAIRTGNTINDGEDQAYSTLVTIMGRVAAYTGKDVTWDEILNADIYLGPRTYTMGTVEGIVEAPPLAGVQHSE from the coding sequence ATGAATCAAAACAGTAATGTTTCAAGAAGAAACTTTTTAAAAAGTTCAGCAACAATTGGCACTATAGGTGCAGTAGGAGCAGTAGGTGGAATCCCTCTGTTAAGTTCATGTTCATCTGAGGAGAGAAAGAAGAAAGGTGAGGAACTCAAATTGCCTCAACTTCTTGATCAGGCTCCTGATGGACCGGTATTAAAAGCCGGGCTTGTTGGTTGCGGTGGTAGAGGAACCGGTGCAGCAATAGATTTTCTAAATTCTGGCCCCAATCTTCAGATTGTAGCACTTGGAGATGTTTTTCAGGATAAGATAGATGCTTGCAGAGATCTATTAAAAAAGGAGAAAAATGTTGAAATCCCTGATGAAAATTGCTTTGTTGGATTCGATAGTTATGAGAAAGTTCTCGACTCAGGAATTGATGTAGTACTTCTATGTACCCCACCCCATTTCCGTCCTGCACATGTTGAAGCAGCTGTAAATGCAAGAAAACACATTTTCATGGAAAAACCAGTAGCGGTTGACCCCACAGGTGTACGAAGAGTTATTGCAGCCGTAAAAAGAGCTCAATCACTTAAACTTAATATAATCAGTGGTACTATCCGGCGCTCACAAAAAGATTACATGGAAACTCGCAGAAGAGTATTAAATGGAGAAATAGGAGATATTACCGGTGCTCATATAATTAGAAATGGTGGAGCTCTATGGTTCAGAAGCAGAAGACCTGAATGGTCAGATATGGAGTATATGTTAAGAAACTGGGTGAATTTTTGCTGGCTGTCAGGAGATCATATCACTGAACAGTTTATTCATGAAATTGATGTTATGAACTGGTATCTTGGTAAGTATCCAATAAAAGCTTCTGGTTGGGGTGGAAGACAGAGAAGGGTTACTGGTGATCAATATGATTTCTTCAGCATTGAATATCTTTATGATAACGGAATGAGAACTCACTGCGCAGCAAGACAGATAGATGGATGCTCAAATGGTAAGGTAGAACAGATAAATTGCACAAATGGATATGCTGATGCTTCCGGAAAACTATATGATTTGAATGGAAATATTATTTGGGAATACCCAAATACTGAAAATAATTCAAATCCAGAGTGGAGTGTTACAAACCCATTTGTACAAGAACACATCAATTTAGTTTCTGCAATAAGAACAGGAAACACAATTAATGATGGTGAAGATCAAGCCTACTCAACATTAGTTACTATCATGGGTAGAGTTGCTGCCTATACAGGTAAAGATGTGACATGGGACGAAATATTAAATGCAGATATATATCTTGGTCCAAGAACATATACAATGGGTACTGTTGAAGGTATCGTTGAAGCACCACCATTAGCAGGTGTTCAGCATAGTGAATAA
- a CDS encoding RNA polymerase sigma factor yields MTSLNQNWKNFLEKGDEFSFSIIYNKYVEELYAYGISLGFQKENCKDAIQDVFIKIFLDRNNISKIENKSGYIFRSYKNRLIDLKKKNNNKDNIDSVEDKFTIEVTILDNLIETEIANIVKEKIKKLLESITPNQREVVYLKYVVGLQHSEIAEILGIHEESARKLLYRAMEKLRNKISNDELYLIAIYFMLLRFII; encoded by the coding sequence ATGACCTCATTGAATCAAAACTGGAAAAACTTTCTAGAAAAAGGTGATGAGTTCTCTTTTTCAATAATCTATAATAAGTATGTAGAGGAACTATATGCCTATGGAATAAGTTTAGGTTTTCAAAAAGAAAATTGCAAGGATGCAATACAAGACGTATTCATCAAAATCTTTTTAGATAGAAACAATATATCGAAAATTGAGAATAAATCAGGTTATATCTTCAGATCTTATAAAAATAGATTGATTGACCTGAAAAAAAAGAATAATAACAAAGACAACATTGATTCAGTTGAGGATAAATTTACCATAGAAGTGACTATCCTTGACAATCTGATAGAAACTGAGATAGCTAATATAGTAAAGGAAAAAATTAAAAAGCTACTGGAAAGTATTACCCCAAATCAACGTGAAGTTGTTTACCTTAAATATGTTGTAGGACTTCAACATAGTGAGATTGCAGAAATTTTAGGAATCCATGAAGAATCTGCACGAAAGCTTCTTTATAGAGCAATGGAGAAATTAAGAAATAAAATCTCTAATGATGAGCTCTATCTTATAGCAATATATTTTATGCTCTTACGCTTTATAATTTAA